Proteins from one Mycobacterium sp. HUMS_12744610 genomic window:
- a CDS encoding multicopper oxidase family protein, giving the protein MAVLPTGGAPFEAAPLTRRGFMAAGIAGGLALAACGQSRPQGPGNAAKMADAIAAAEAARPHSGRTVTAALTAQRTEVDLGGTVVRTLAYGNGVPGPPIRAKVGDELVVSVSNRLDRPTSAHWHGIVIRNDMDGAAPATPNIDAGQDFTYRFSVPNPGTYWAHPHVGLQEDAGLYLPLIVDDPADSGYDSEWIVVLDDWTDGVGKSPRYLFDELTSANKPGAHSTPTTTTTSAAPELSRGATIAFDNTTMMYHPMHLHGHTFQLINSDGTPGPRKDTVIVLPKKKLNAVLVADNPGVWQLHCHNTYHMAAGMQTRLDYLF; this is encoded by the coding sequence ATGGCCGTGCTGCCCACCGGCGGAGCCCCCTTCGAGGCCGCGCCGCTGACCAGGCGCGGGTTCATGGCCGCCGGCATCGCCGGCGGGTTGGCGCTGGCGGCCTGCGGGCAGTCCAGGCCGCAGGGTCCGGGCAACGCCGCGAAGATGGCCGACGCCATCGCCGCGGCCGAGGCGGCCCGGCCGCACAGCGGCCGCACGGTGACCGCCGCTCTGACTGCCCAGCGGACCGAGGTCGACCTGGGCGGGACCGTGGTGCGCACGCTGGCCTACGGCAACGGCGTTCCGGGACCGCCGATCCGGGCCAAGGTCGGTGACGAGCTCGTCGTCAGTGTGTCCAACCGGCTCGACCGCCCCACGTCGGCGCATTGGCACGGCATCGTGATCCGCAACGACATGGACGGCGCGGCGCCGGCCACGCCGAACATCGACGCCGGCCAGGACTTCACCTACCGCTTCTCCGTTCCCAACCCGGGCACCTACTGGGCCCATCCGCACGTTGGCCTCCAGGAGGACGCGGGCCTTTACCTGCCGCTGATCGTCGACGATCCGGCCGACTCCGGTTACGACTCCGAATGGATTGTCGTCCTGGATGATTGGACTGACGGTGTGGGCAAGAGTCCGCGCTATCTGTTCGACGAGCTGACGTCGGCGAACAAGCCCGGCGCGCACAGCACGCCCACCACGACGACAACCAGCGCGGCGCCGGAGTTGTCGCGCGGGGCGACCATCGCCTTCGACAACACCACCATGATGTATCACCCGATGCACCTGCACGGCCACACCTTCCAGCTGATCAACTCCGACGGCACGCCCGGCCCGCGCAAAGACACCGTGATCGTGCTGCCGAAGAAGAAGCTCAACGCCGTCCTCGTCGCCGACAACCCG
- a CDS encoding SDR family oxidoreductase: MKIVVVGGTGLIGSQVVAMLSELGQEAVAASPRSGVNSLTGEGLGEALVGAHTVVDVSNAPSWADDDVLEFFSTSTRNLLEAERAAGARHHVALSIVGAERASESGYMRAKIAQEKLIVESGLPYSIVRATQFFEFVDGIADSMTEGNTVRAPRGAFQPIAATDVATAVTRAAAGDPLNRVTNVAGPEKRGMDDFIRIRFAATGDRREVISDPDARYFGALLDDHTIVPVEGEELTVFPTRFGDWMAAGAT; this comes from the coding sequence ATGAAGATCGTGGTTGTCGGCGGCACCGGGCTGATCGGATCGCAGGTGGTGGCCATGCTCAGCGAACTGGGGCAAGAGGCCGTCGCGGCCTCGCCGCGCTCGGGCGTCAACTCCCTCACCGGCGAGGGCCTCGGCGAAGCGCTCGTCGGCGCGCACACGGTCGTCGACGTGTCCAACGCCCCGTCCTGGGCCGATGACGACGTGCTGGAGTTCTTCAGCACGTCCACCCGTAACCTGCTGGAGGCGGAGCGGGCCGCCGGCGCCAGGCACCACGTGGCGTTGTCGATCGTGGGCGCCGAGCGGGCCTCCGAAAGCGGCTACATGCGGGCCAAGATCGCGCAGGAGAAGCTGATCGTGGAATCGGGTTTGCCGTATTCGATCGTGCGCGCGACTCAGTTCTTCGAATTCGTTGACGGCATTGCCGATTCGATGACCGAGGGGAACACCGTCCGCGCGCCGCGCGGGGCGTTCCAGCCCATTGCCGCCACGGATGTCGCCACGGCCGTCACGCGCGCGGCCGCCGGCGATCCGCTGAACCGGGTGACCAACGTCGCGGGCCCGGAAAAGCGGGGCATGGACGATTTCATCCGGATCCGGTTCGCCGCCACCGGTGATCGACGGGAGGTGATCAGCGATCCCGATGCCCGCTACTTCGGGGCCTTGCTCGACGACCACACCATCGTTCCCGTGGAGGGTGAGGAACTCACCGTCTTCCCCACCCGGTTCGGTGACTGGATGGCCGCGGGCGCGACCTAG
- a CDS encoding SDR family NAD(P)-dependent oxidoreductase, with translation MGNELDGRVAIVTGGASGIGRGIVERFVSEGARVVVADVDADKGERLAAALGAGSVFRRTDVSDPAQIGALVDAAVRECGGLHVMVNNAGVSGVMHPGLLEDDLADFHRVMAVNVLGVMAGTRDAARHMATHGGGSIVNVTSIGGIQAGGGVLTYRASKAAVIQFTKSAAIELARHDIRVNAIAPGNIPTPLVASSASTMDPGRAERFEARIRETMRADRPLQREGTPDDIAEAALYFAGRRSRYVTGTVLPVDGGTVAGKAIRRSE, from the coding sequence GTGGGCAACGAACTCGACGGCAGGGTGGCCATCGTCACCGGTGGCGCTTCCGGCATCGGTCGCGGCATCGTCGAACGGTTCGTCTCCGAGGGGGCCCGGGTGGTCGTCGCCGACGTCGACGCGGACAAGGGCGAGAGGCTGGCCGCGGCGCTGGGTGCCGGCTCCGTCTTCCGGCGCACCGACGTTTCCGACCCCGCGCAGATCGGGGCGCTGGTGGACGCGGCCGTGCGGGAATGCGGGGGTCTGCACGTGATGGTCAACAACGCCGGTGTCTCCGGCGTCATGCACCCGGGGCTCCTCGAGGACGACCTGGCCGATTTCCACCGCGTCATGGCCGTCAACGTGCTGGGCGTGATGGCGGGGACGCGCGATGCCGCCCGGCACATGGCCACCCACGGCGGCGGGTCGATCGTCAACGTCACCTCGATCGGCGGAATCCAGGCCGGTGGCGGCGTGCTGACCTACCGTGCTTCCAAGGCCGCGGTCATCCAGTTCACCAAGTCCGCGGCGATCGAGTTGGCGCGACACGACATTCGGGTGAACGCCATCGCGCCGGGCAACATCCCGACGCCGTTGGTGGCCTCGTCGGCATCGACCATGGACCCGGGCCGGGCCGAGCGCTTCGAGGCGCGGATCCGCGAGACCATGCGCGCCGACCGCCCGCTGCAGCGCGAGGGTACCCCCGACGACATCGCCGAGGCCGCACTGTATTTCGCCGGCCGCCGGTCGCGCTACGTCACCGGCACCGTGCTGCCGGTGGACGGGGGGACCGTGGCCGGCAAGGCGATCCGGCGGAGCGAGTGA
- a CDS encoding PAS domain-containing protein, with product MRSVNAAFERASAHPRDAMIGRPLFEVFPDNPADVEADGVANLADSLEKTFRRGAQHWMGVQRYDVPDRQRPGEFLYRVWMPVNSPIRDGRKTIAALHHSQDISRVVPPAASRRCFPGTAEFRNTADSLGRQFPGLPAEVVLGVLTHSHSVLMETLGAPDLEQAGHLARLRLEARAGHPALES from the coding sequence ATCCGTTCGGTGAACGCGGCTTTCGAACGGGCTTCAGCACACCCGCGGGACGCCATGATCGGTCGTCCGCTGTTCGAGGTATTCCCGGACAACCCGGCCGACGTGGAAGCGGACGGCGTGGCCAACCTCGCCGACTCGCTGGAAAAGACGTTCCGCCGCGGGGCGCAACACTGGATGGGCGTGCAGCGCTACGACGTTCCCGACCGGCAGCGGCCGGGCGAGTTCCTCTACCGGGTGTGGATGCCGGTGAACTCCCCGATCCGCGACGGACGCAAGACAATCGCCGCGCTGCATCACAGCCAGGACATCAGTCGCGTGGTGCCGCCGGCCGCGAGCCGGCGATGCTTTCCCGGCACGGCCGAGTTCCGGAACACGGCCGACTCTCTCGGCCGGCAGTTTCCGGGGCTACCCGCGGAGGTGGTGCTCGGCGTGCTCACCCATTCGCACAGCGTGCTGATGGAAACGCTCGGAGCGCCGGATCTCGAGCAGGCGGGGCACCTGGCCAGGCTGCGGCTGGAGGCACGCGCGGGTCACCCCGCGCTGGAATCCTGA
- a CDS encoding IS1380 family transposase, which produces MQATTDWSKNVRVEVRGDDVVGHAGNVIPRLLADNLGLTSGLSSVLSRPEVTHDRGAVLRDVAVSIAGGAQNLAGTAVLRDQHRLFQAVASVPTMWRSLGEIDEQSITEVTAVRNKVRSRVWEAIEARHGAIPASQTCYGDLGDTIVIRIDASLIQSHSDKQHAAGNFKGGFGFHPLLAWCDNTGELLAVIARAGNAGSNTAADHIAIIDAAIAAIPAKWRRKLLVTIDGAGSSHAVVEHLEKLNARLGMSVGYSVGFDLDERVRVAIGQMPDAGWQAALDATGAARDDAQVAELTGLLRHSTGGDRLVGWPAGMRILVRREEIEHGTQLSLFEQLAGYRYQVLATSTAGGQPQRLEARHRVHARVEGFIRTGKDTGLARWPSHSFAINTAWVTAVAIAIDLLCWMRLLLLDGPLAKAEPATLRYRLLHAAARLIKRSRYLILRIPQTWPWAQEFADALNRVRAIP; this is translated from the coding sequence ATGCAGGCTACTACGGATTGGTCGAAGAATGTCCGAGTTGAGGTCCGTGGCGACGACGTGGTCGGGCACGCCGGTAACGTGATACCCCGGTTGCTGGCCGACAATCTGGGTTTGACCAGCGGTTTGTCGTCGGTGCTGTCGCGCCCAGAAGTCACCCACGACCGAGGCGCGGTGTTGCGCGATGTGGCGGTATCGATCGCCGGCGGCGCGCAGAACCTGGCCGGCACCGCGGTGCTGCGCGATCAGCACCGGTTGTTTCAGGCGGTGGCGTCGGTTCCGACGATGTGGCGGTCCCTGGGCGAGATCGACGAGCAGAGCATCACCGAGGTCACGGCCGTGCGCAACAAGGTCCGCTCTCGGGTGTGGGAGGCGATCGAGGCCCGCCACGGTGCGATCCCGGCTTCGCAGACCTGCTATGGGGACCTCGGGGACACGATCGTGATCCGCATCGACGCGTCGCTGATTCAGTCGCACAGCGATAAGCAGCACGCCGCAGGCAATTTCAAAGGCGGGTTTGGCTTCCACCCGCTGTTGGCGTGGTGTGACAACACCGGCGAACTGCTGGCGGTGATCGCCCGTGCAGGCAACGCCGGCTCGAACACCGCGGCCGATCATATCGCGATCATCGACGCCGCGATCGCGGCGATCCCGGCCAAGTGGCGCCGCAAGTTGCTGGTCACCATCGACGGCGCGGGTTCAAGCCACGCCGTCGTCGAACACCTGGAGAAACTCAATGCCCGGCTGGGGATGTCAGTGGGCTACTCGGTCGGATTCGACCTCGATGAGCGGGTCCGGGTCGCGATCGGCCAGATGCCCGATGCGGGATGGCAAGCCGCACTGGATGCCACCGGAGCGGCCCGTGACGACGCCCAGGTCGCCGAGTTGACCGGGCTGCTGCGCCACAGCACCGGAGGGGATCGGCTGGTCGGCTGGCCGGCCGGCATGCGCATCCTGGTGCGGCGCGAAGAAATCGAACACGGCACCCAGTTGTCATTGTTCGAGCAGCTGGCCGGCTACCGCTACCAGGTCCTCGCCACCTCGACTGCCGGTGGACAACCCCAGCGACTGGAAGCCCGCCACCGCGTCCACGCCCGGGTGGAGGGCTTCATCCGCACCGGCAAAGACACCGGCCTGGCCCGCTGGCCCTCACACTCGTTCGCCATCAACACCGCTTGGGTCACCGCCGTCGCGATCGCCATCGACCTGCTGTGCTGGATGCGACTGCTACTCCTGGACGGCCCACTGGCCAAAGCCGAACCCGCCACCCTGCGCTACCGGCTGCTGCACGCCGCGGCCCGGCTGATCAAACGATCCCGCTACCTGATCCTGCGGATCCCCCAAACCTGGCCCTGGGCACAAGAATTCGCCGACGCCCTCAACAGGGTCCGCGCCATACCCTGA